The Streptomyces collinus DNA segment GCCCCGACAGCCCCGACTACCACCTGCTGCGCATCGACCCCTGGCGCGTCCAGGTCCTGCGCGGCTCGGACCTGAGCAGCCGCATCTGGGCGGCAGAACCGCCGTCGCGCTCCTGACCCCGGCCGCCGGATACCCGGCCCGATTGCCCCGCCCTCACGGCGTGCGGTTGGATCAGGGCATCGGCTGAACGAGGCGGCGACCGAGGAGAGTTGATGGCGGCAGAGGGGGAGCGGACGGAGAACACGTCCGCGGGCCACGCCAGTGGGCAGGCCCACCACTTCTCGACCGGAGGCGGCCCTGGGTGGGGCCCGGTGCCGCCTCCGCCCCCGGACGGGCGCGTAGCCGAACTCCTCGCCCTGCTCCGGGAAGTCCGGGCCGACCTCGAACGCCTTCAGAGCACGGACGAGATCACCGCGCTCCGGGACGAGTGCGAGGAGGCCGAGCAGGAGATCTCCCGGACGGGCCGCGTCACACCGGGCCTCGCCGCGCGGTTCCGCGCCCGTCTGGCGGCAGCGGAACCGGCCCCGTCGCTCCTGGCCTCCGTCGCCGGACTCGCCCAGGCGCTCGCCCTGGCGGAGGAGCCCCTGGGCACTCCGGAACCCGACAGGCGGCGGTCGACGCAGCCGAATCCCTTCGGTGGCGCGCGTCCCGGCGCGTACGGGGCACCGGCGGGCCACACCCCGCCCGGCCCCAGCACCGGTTCCGACGACGACGAATGGCCCGACCCGGCCGATGGGTGACATCGCCAAGGGCGTGCTGGGCGGGGCCTGGACGCTGCTGGTGGGCTGGATCCTGCCCACCGCGCTGAACCTGGCCGTCTTCCTGCTCACCGTCGCCCCGAGCCTCCGTGACCTCGGCCCGCTCGAACGGCTGCGCGGCGCGAGCGGACTCGGCACCGGCCTCACCCTGCTGACCGGCGCACTGCTGCTCGGCCTGGTCGCCAACGCCTGCCAGAACGCGCTCTACCGGCTCCTGGAGGGGTACCTGCTGTGGCCGGCCCGGGCCTTCGAGGCGGGCTGCCGGCGCAGTCGCGGCAGCAGGGCGTTCCTCGCGGACCGGCTGACCGTGCTGCGCCTGGAGCGCCGCCGGGCCGAGCAGGGGCCGCTGCGGACCGAGGACGCGGAGGAACTCGCCAGGCTGCTCGCCGACCCGCGCCTCGCCCGGGCCGCCGGGCGGGACCGGCGTCGTACCGCCGTCCAGCGCGGGCTGCTGCGTGAGCGGTTCGCCCGGTTCCCGATCGCCGACGACCAGATCGCCCCGACCCGCCTCGGCAATGCCATCCGCCGCTTCGAGGAGTACGGCTGGGACCGCTACCGCCTCGACACCCAGCTGCTGTGGAACGAACTCACCGGCTGCGTCCCGGACCAGATCCGCCGCCAGAGCGAACTCGCCCGCGCCAGCGTCGACTTCTTCGTCGCCCTGCTGTCCGGCCATGTCGTCGTCGCCCTGGCGGCGGCGCTCGCCCTGGCGGCCGGCGACAAGCCGGACCGCATCGCCCTGCTGAGCACCCTCGTCGTACTCGCCGCGCTCGTGCCGGTCTGGTACCGGTCGGCGGTCACCGCGACCGACGAGTGGGCGGCCGCCGTCCGGGCCCTGGTCAACACCGGCCGCAAACCCCTCGCGGCCTCCCTCGGCCTCGCCCTCCCGCAGACCCTCGCCGCGGAACGCGCCATGTGGACGATGGTGTCCCGGCTCTCCCGCATCCCGTACCACGAACGCGCCGCCGCCCTGGACCCCTACCGCGCGGAACCCGCCACGACGGACCCCGCCTGACTCCGAGTCCCAGCGGACGACCGTCGAAGCCGCGGAACGACCGTCGAAGCCGCGGACGACCGTCGAAAACCGGTCGTCCGCGACGGCCGGCCGGACCTAGGGTGCGGCCGTGGACTGGAGCGCCTGGCACGACGGATACGACACGGCGGACTCCTGGATGGCACGACGGCTGCGGACCGTGCGGCAGCAGATCCGCCGGGCCCTCGACGACGCCCCGCCCGGGCCGCTCAAGGTGATCAGCCTGTGCGCCGGGGACGGCAGGGACCTCCTCCACGTCCTCGCCGGACACCCCCGGCGCCACGACGTGCGGGCCAGACTGGTCGAACTGGACCCCCGCAACGCCGAGGCGGCCTCGGACGCGGCGCGCGCGGCGCACCTGGACGGGGTCGAGGTCGTGACCGGTGACGCCTCGCTCGTCGACCGGTACCAGGACCTCGTCCCAGCGCAGCTCGTCCTGGTCTGCGGGGTCTTCGGCAACATCACCGACTCCGGCATCGAGCGGACCATCGGCGCCTGCGCCCAGCTGTGCGAGACCGGCGGCACCGTCGTCTGGACCCGGCACCGCGGCGAACCCGACCGGGTGCCGCTGATCTGCCGTCGGTTCGAGAGGGAGGGCTTCGAACTGCTGTGGCTTTCCGAACCGGACGCCGGCTACGGAGTCGGGGCGCACCGGTTCGCCGGCCCGCCCCGGCCGCTGCGCCCCGGACTGCGTATGTTCGAGTTCGTCGGCTACGACGTGCTGCGGGACCGCCCGGATGCGGCAGCGTCGTAATCGCGCCGATTTTGCGGACGTGGCCCACGGCGAGGTGAGCGGCGGGGCGAGCGGCGGAAGAATGATGAGGACCTGGAACGGCACACCGGGAACCCGCGGACGAAACGGTCCGCCGAACCCGCGCCGCCGCCGGGCGAACTCCGAGAGCAGGCACGCTCCCCCGATGTGATCGGACCGTCTTCAGACCGGCACGAACGCGCCGGAACGGAGGACTGACTCATGGCCACCCCGCTCACCGCCGCCCGGCTCGTCGCCGCGTTGAAGGCCGAGGGCTGCGTCGTTCGCGAAGTCGCCGGCTGGCGCACCAACAACCGCAACCACAAGGGCCCTTGGGGCCCGGTGCACGGCGCGATGATCCACCACACCGTCACCGGCTCCGGGACGGACGTCGTCGGGCTGATCTTCCACGGCCACAGCGCCCTGCCCGGCCCGCTCGCCACCGGATGCATCACCAAGGACGGCGTCGTCCATCTCACCGGAAACGGCCGGGCCAACCACGCCGGAGGCGGTGACCGCGAGGTGCTCGACGCCGTCATCGGCGAGTCGTACGGCACGTATCCGCCCCCGACGCACGAGCACGACGGCTCGGCCGGCGCGGTCGACGGCAACGCCCGCTTCTACGGCTGGGAGTGCGAGAACAGGGGCGACGGCAAGGACCCGTGGCCGCCCGCCCAGTACCTCGCGATGGTCAAGGCCACCGCCGCGATCTGCCGCGCGCACGGCTGGGGCCACAAGAGCGCCATCGGCCACCTGGAATGGAGCGACTGGAAGGTCGACCCGCGCGGATTCGACATGGCGGGCTTCCGCCGAGACGTCGCCGACGCCCTGGCCCTCCCGGCGGGCCGGTGGGAAGGAGAGGACCCCATGCCCCAGTACGTCAACCTCGGTGTCGCCGGGGACTACCAGCTCGCACCCGGCGCCTGGGACTCGGTCGAGTTCACCGCGGAATGGACCGACGAGACCGGCCAACACGCCGACGGCGGCAGCGTGTTCGCCCGGGGCCCGGCCCGCTTCAGCGGCACCGTCAGCCTCCACATCGACGGACTGCCGACCGGTGCGGTCGTGCAGGCGCGCATGTCGGAGTACGAGGGCGACGAGCTCCGGGCGGACCACCCGATCCACGAGATCGCCGGGACCGGCGGCGGCAGCTTCGTGGTCGTCCCCGTGACCAAACGGCTCGCCCCGGGGCGCAGCATGCGCGTGCGGCTGCTGAACCAGGCCGCCGTCCCCGTCACCGTCGTGAGCGCCGTACTGACCGCGCTGGTCTGGAAGGAGACCTGAGCACCGCCGTCCGGGAGACGATCGCCCGCCTCCGCACGTATACCCGGGCATGAACCGAAGCGAGCCACGTCCGTTACGAGTTGAACGAACGCACGGCCCTGTGATTAGGGTGCGGGCGATGTTCTGCGCGCACCTCACTCCTTTACTCCCCGCCGCCAGAGGCACCCACGCCTCCTGTCGTTGCGGGAGGTGCCGTGAGTGACACGGTGACCGCGGCCCGTCCCGGGGCCGCGGTGACACGGGCGACGGGGACGAGGGAGCAGGACGCCGCGCCCCGCCCGGCCCGGCAGCGGGACGCGTTCTTCGACAACGCCAAATACCTCGCGATCGTGCTGGTGGCCGTGGGGCACGCCTGGGAGCCTCTGCGCCAGGGCAGCAGGGCCGTCACCGCCCTGTACATGCTCGTCTACGCCTTCCACATGCCGGCGTTCATCATCGTCTCCGGCTACTTCTCCCGCACCTTCGACGGCAGCTCCGCCCGGCTCAAACGCCTGCTCACCGGCCTCGTCGTCCCGTACGTGGTGTTCGAGACGGCGTACACCCTGTTCACTCGCTGGACCAGCCAGGACCCCGACCGCCCGGTCAGCCTGCTGGACCCCCTGTACCTCACCTGGTTCCTGGCGGCGCTGTTCGTCTGGCGGCTGGCCACGCCCCTGTGGCGGCTGGTGCGGTGGCCGCTCCCGCTCGCCCTGGCCGTCGCGATGCTGGCGACGACCGCACCGTCCATCGGCCACGACCTCGATCTGCAGCGCACCCTGCAGTTCCTGCCGTACTTCGTGTTCGGTCTGCTGCTGCGCCCGGAGCACTTCCGGCTGGTACGACGGCGTGCGGTGCGGATCCTCGCCGTGCCGGTGGCCGCCTGCGCCCTGGCGGTGGCGTACTGGGCGGTCCCGAGGATGGACTACGCCTGGTTCTTCCACGCCGACAGCGCCCCGGAGCTGGGCGTCCCCCTCTGGTACGGGCCCGTGATG contains these protein-coding regions:
- a CDS encoding class I SAM-dependent methyltransferase, with protein sequence MDWSAWHDGYDTADSWMARRLRTVRQQIRRALDDAPPGPLKVISLCAGDGRDLLHVLAGHPRRHDVRARLVELDPRNAEAASDAARAAHLDGVEVVTGDASLVDRYQDLVPAQLVLVCGVFGNITDSGIERTIGACAQLCETGGTVVWTRHRGEPDRVPLICRRFEREGFELLWLSEPDAGYGVGAHRFAGPPRPLRPGLRMFEFVGYDVLRDRPDAAAS
- a CDS encoding peptidoglycan recognition protein family protein; translation: MATPLTAARLVAALKAEGCVVREVAGWRTNNRNHKGPWGPVHGAMIHHTVTGSGTDVVGLIFHGHSALPGPLATGCITKDGVVHLTGNGRANHAGGGDREVLDAVIGESYGTYPPPTHEHDGSAGAVDGNARFYGWECENRGDGKDPWPPAQYLAMVKATAAICRAHGWGHKSAIGHLEWSDWKVDPRGFDMAGFRRDVADALALPAGRWEGEDPMPQYVNLGVAGDYQLAPGAWDSVEFTAEWTDETGQHADGGSVFARGPARFSGTVSLHIDGLPTGAVVQARMSEYEGDELRADHPIHEIAGTGGGSFVVVPVTKRLAPGRSMRVRLLNQAAVPVTVVSAVLTALVWKET
- a CDS encoding acyltransferase family protein, with the translated sequence MSDTVTAARPGAAVTRATGTREQDAAPRPARQRDAFFDNAKYLAIVLVAVGHAWEPLRQGSRAVTALYMLVYAFHMPAFIIVSGYFSRTFDGSSARLKRLLTGLVVPYVVFETAYTLFTRWTSQDPDRPVSLLDPLYLTWFLAALFVWRLATPLWRLVRWPLPLALAVAMLATTAPSIGHDLDLQRTLQFLPYFVFGLLLRPEHFRLVRRRAVRILAVPVAACALAVAYWAVPRMDYAWFFHADSAPELGVPLWYGPVMTLAAFGCSLVLVGCFLAWVPGRRTWFTVLGAGTLCGYLLHGFVAQAAKHWGWYEPAWVRGPAGVVAATLVAGVAVTALCTPSVRRVFRPVTEPGMAWAFRGTVATRTGSRRAAP